A genomic region of Thermodesulfobium narugense DSM 14796 contains the following coding sequences:
- a CDS encoding HlyD family type I secretion periplasmic adaptor subunit yields the protein MDEHDFKPILAEIQDKPVNPLGRRVLWVILILLILAMLGLYFVKVDVVVSAKGKVIPDGDVKVLQSFETGVVRKILVKEGDYVKKGQVLVEIDPTIEAADIQGKEKNYNYLNLSEKRVEALLTGKPFEVSENDPQSLLQRELYRSQKQAYESSLKQKEKQMEETSSAMLSLKDEVKSLERLLSISSEEEKRLKALAEAGAVAEARYRDKVKERLNLEKEIGVKSSQIEESAIRLEELRQEIEAIRSGFAEKLLEEAGSGAQQENLLKSEITTAKFKESKRLLTSPVDGYVHLIAIKTSGGVVTPGQPIISIVPEDTPLVVKAMVLNKDIGFVKEEQKVVLKIDTYDFQKYGTIKGFVSVVSPDSIEDKELKVDGYPVYVKMNSTQLQTKEGKVYKIKPGMNVLAEINIGKRRIIELFLSPFIKNIDEGLKVR from the coding sequence ATGGATGAGCATGATTTCAAACCTATTTTAGCTGAGATTCAAGATAAACCTGTAAATCCTTTGGGAAGACGAGTTTTGTGGGTGATTTTGATTTTGCTGATATTAGCAATGCTTGGATTGTATTTTGTTAAAGTTGACGTTGTGGTAAGCGCAAAAGGAAAGGTAATTCCAGATGGAGATGTAAAAGTGCTTCAATCTTTTGAAACTGGGGTGGTACGTAAGATTTTGGTAAAAGAAGGAGATTATGTAAAAAAGGGGCAGGTTCTTGTAGAAATTGATCCTACAATAGAAGCAGCAGATATACAGGGCAAAGAGAAAAACTATAATTATCTTAATTTGAGTGAAAAGAGGGTTGAAGCGCTTCTTACTGGCAAACCTTTTGAGGTTTCTGAAAATGACCCTCAATCTTTGTTGCAGAGAGAGCTCTACAGGTCTCAAAAACAAGCTTATGAGTCGAGTCTAAAACAAAAAGAGAAACAGATGGAAGAGACCAGTTCGGCTATGCTTTCTCTTAAAGACGAGGTAAAAAGTCTTGAAAGGCTCTTGAGCATTTCTTCAGAAGAAGAAAAAAGATTAAAAGCTCTTGCTGAGGCTGGGGCTGTTGCAGAGGCAAGATATAGGGATAAGGTTAAAGAAAGGTTAAATTTAGAAAAGGAAATTGGAGTAAAGAGCAGTCAGATAGAAGAAAGTGCTATAAGGTTAGAGGAATTAAGGCAGGAAATTGAAGCGATAAGAAGCGGTTTTGCAGAAAAACTGCTTGAAGAAGCAGGCTCTGGTGCCCAGCAAGAAAACCTTTTGAAATCAGAAATAACTACGGCTAAGTTTAAAGAAAGCAAAAGATTGCTTACTTCTCCTGTAGACGGGTATGTACACTTAATTGCGATAAAAACTTCAGGAGGAGTAGTAACTCCTGGGCAGCCAATTATAAGTATTGTCCCAGAAGACACCCCTCTTGTAGTAAAGGCTATGGTTCTTAATAAAGATATAGGTTTTGTTAAAGAAGAGCAAAAAGTAGTTTTAAAAATTGATACTTATGATTTTCAGAAATATGGAACTATTAAGGGCTTTGTATCGGTGGTTAGTCCTGACAGTATTGAGGATAAAGAATTAAAAGTTGATGGCTATCCTGTTTATGTGAAAATGAATTCAACTCAGTTACAAACTAAAGAGGGGAAAGTATATAAAATAAAGCCAGGAATGAACGTTCTTGCAGAAATAAATATTGGCAAAAGAAGAATAATAGAACTATTTTTATCCCCTTTTATAAAAAACATTGATGAAGGGCTAAAAGTAAGATAA
- a CDS encoding calcium-binding protein → MSDQKKNEQDQKKNDQQDQKKNSQPESSPIGPMDIVEGYVQAFDSAASKALENAFGEAKRIIDTRLVTNAFKGCMIPFIILFTYEKVRENLDAGMSQEDAIGEAMCEALGGMVGGTLGGVGGMGVGSVAGSVAGSYIGSQMIGKGAWYKYKELLQLLANLSLANQNTSSIYPKTVQSLLGQGILHTDPLVIDLSGKGIRLTDVNSSKAMFDLTGSGFANKVGWITNDEGFLVLDKNNNGKVDDISEMFGNSSTSGFQSLSAYDANKDGKIDSSDPIFKDLKVWQDTNNDGITEPGELKSLSELGIKSISLNAQRTNITQNGNQITQIASVEKEDGTTLQAADVNLTLNKLYSYYNKDVQLNPDILGLPWIKGYGFMPDLPIAMSLDTTLLNMVKDATTNTDITKLKDNFEKIIFRWAGVEDITDKELGVSWAILSGNDKQNRLLHFDNGITLSYEQVGAIEKFSGYTSNEVQDGIRHASGQDLLSAWDTMFQNLFTRFMVDSGKLSNILPAYYDFFTDTIVLDKSFNEQDFEAKIKTMLLSNDTNTSSLAILSLCALGDTGATSSQSVARVIMDTLINPDNSSSITNLVNNPFFEFLCPAVGSLRASIVADALANSDNISSITNLVNNPTFQFLFGQTDVFTGTSGNDWISVGWWNSNSNTHILSGGLGNDTLDSDTSGYNIFLGGPGDDNLYAIYASNNGNNIFLGGPGNDKDWGGSGNNFYIFERGGGLDTVCPNGSLNTVVFSKNISQNDLILAKDGPDLILSLKNNSSDFMRLKNFFGQQTYQFQFADKTIGYNDITKLWSDNLSDTLSAHYDISTGKIVLDQGFNEASFETKIAGDLLSSDANTSTLAMLTLLNLKEATGKGLTEIASTEADALANSDNISSITNLVNNPTFKFLFSEGSAFPGYSGTKESWFFSFYSVIDESNPYYSGRGNIAIGDPSVFAYSYHLGNSISLPSYFNDEDCYGCGAFNFYIFETGGGLETVHLSYGGLNTIVFNKEVSQNDLILTKDGPDLIVTFKNNASDSMKIVNFFSMIGRSCQFQFADKIIGYNDIAKLWSDNLSNILPSHYDISTGKIVLDQGFNEASFETKIAGMHLSDNAYASSLAWNTDFYLSENSDNKIVLGSPNNDYLTGGNSNDLLIGGPGNDYIRDYNGDDTLIFNKGDGQDTWDLFPHSGSVTIKFGEGISKDDLGYEEVPNGLLVKIANSTDSILLDPVMVCAAIANFSYKWTGDILTDDITMEFSDGSKLTSEDLLSKFGINGTSGDDVLYGTGNDILIGGKGNDTIYSTGLNNVFVFNPGDGKDAVIDEGNLSTFFFNTDEKNIAIFKQDDSLVVGYSTNDFVTVKNELSENNSINEKDLKIKAKDGNCITGDIIENIANALIDFNADKGVDYAQKYNELINNQQYMTLLSQSWAHEQTHYSAIVG, encoded by the coding sequence ATGTCAGATCAGAAAAAGAATGAGCAAGATCAGAAAAAGAACGACCAGCAAGATCAAAAAAAGAACAGTCAACCAGAGAGCTCTCCTATTGGACCTATGGATATTGTTGAAGGTTATGTGCAGGCTTTTGATTCAGCAGCTAGTAAAGCATTAGAGAATGCTTTTGGAGAAGCAAAGAGGATAATAGATACAAGATTGGTAACTAATGCATTTAAAGGATGTATGATCCCTTTTATAATACTGTTTACATATGAAAAAGTCAGGGAGAACCTGGATGCTGGGATGTCACAGGAAGATGCAATAGGAGAAGCTATGTGTGAGGCGTTAGGAGGTATGGTAGGTGGAACATTAGGAGGAGTGGGAGGTATGGGGGTTGGTTCTGTTGCAGGATCTGTAGCTGGAAGTTATATAGGTTCTCAAATGATTGGTAAAGGGGCATGGTACAAATATAAAGAACTTCTTCAGTTATTAGCAAATCTGTCATTAGCAAACCAAAATACTTCTTCTATCTATCCTAAAACAGTTCAAAGCCTTCTTGGTCAAGGCATCCTTCATACAGATCCATTAGTAATAGACCTTAGTGGAAAAGGAATAAGACTTACAGATGTAAATAGCTCTAAAGCTATGTTTGATCTAACAGGTTCAGGATTTGCAAATAAGGTAGGATGGATAACAAATGATGAAGGCTTTTTAGTCCTGGATAAAAACAACAATGGAAAAGTAGATGACATATCAGAGATGTTTGGTAACAGTTCTACTTCTGGCTTTCAGTCTTTATCTGCTTACGATGCAAATAAAGATGGAAAGATAGACTCATCTGATCCTATCTTTAAAGACTTAAAAGTATGGCAGGATACAAACAACGATGGCATAACTGAACCTGGAGAACTAAAGAGCCTCTCTGAACTTGGAATAAAGTCAATTAGCCTTAACGCACAGAGAACTAATATAACCCAAAATGGAAATCAGATAACACAAATAGCTTCAGTAGAAAAGGAAGATGGCACTACTCTTCAAGCAGCAGACGTAAACCTTACACTGAACAAGCTATATAGCTACTACAACAAAGACGTTCAGCTAAACCCTGATATATTAGGACTTCCCTGGATAAAAGGATATGGCTTTATGCCAGATCTACCCATTGCCATGAGCCTTGATACAACCCTTCTTAACATGGTAAAGGATGCTACCACCAATACAGACATAACAAAGCTAAAGGATAACTTTGAAAAGATTATCTTCAGATGGGCAGGAGTTGAGGATATTACGGATAAAGAGCTTGGAGTAAGCTGGGCTATACTAAGCGGTAATGACAAACAAAACAGATTGCTTCACTTTGATAATGGAATAACCCTTAGCTATGAACAGGTTGGAGCAATAGAAAAGTTTTCTGGATATACCTCTAATGAAGTACAGGATGGAATAAGACATGCATCTGGTCAAGACCTGTTAAGTGCATGGGATACAATGTTTCAAAACTTATTTACAAGGTTTATGGTTGATTCTGGCAAGCTAAGCAATATTTTGCCAGCTTACTATGACTTCTTTACAGACACAATTGTATTAGATAAAAGCTTTAACGAACAAGACTTTGAAGCTAAGATAAAAACTATGCTCTTATCAAATGATACAAATACTTCAAGTCTTGCAATTCTTTCTTTGTGTGCATTAGGTGATACTGGAGCAACAAGTTCACAAAGTGTAGCAAGGGTAATAATGGATACACTAATAAATCCTGATAACTCATCTTCAATTACAAACCTTGTAAATAATCCCTTTTTTGAATTTTTATGTCCTGCTGTAGGTTCTTTAAGAGCAAGTATAGTTGCAGATGCCTTAGCAAATTCTGACAACATATCTTCAATCACAAACCTTGTAAACAATCCAACCTTTCAATTCCTGTTTGGTCAGACTGACGTATTTACAGGCACTTCAGGAAACGATTGGATATCAGTCGGATGGTGGAATTCAAACAGCAATACCCATATCCTCTCAGGAGGCCTAGGGAATGATACCTTAGACTCCGACACCAGTGGCTACAATATCTTCTTAGGCGGTCCGGGGGATGATAACTTATATGCCATATATGCCAGTAACAACGGCAACAATATCTTCTTAGGCGGTCCAGGAAACGACAAAGATTGGGGTGGTAGTGGTAACAATTTCTACATTTTTGAAAGGGGCGGCGGACTTGACACTGTATGTCCAAACGGAAGTTTAAACACTGTTGTATTTTCCAAGAACATCTCTCAAAATGACCTAATCCTTGCTAAGGACGGCCCCGACCTTATATTATCCCTTAAAAACAATTCCAGCGACTTTATGAGACTTAAGAACTTCTTTGGTCAACAAACTTATCAATTTCAATTTGCGGATAAGACAATTGGATACAACGACATTACAAAGTTGTGGTCAGACAATTTAAGCGACACTTTATCAGCCCATTACGACATCTCTACTGGCAAGATCGTCCTTGATCAGGGTTTTAATGAAGCAAGCTTTGAAACAAAGATAGCAGGCGATCTTTTATCAAGCGATGCAAATACTTCAACTCTTGCAATGCTTACCTTGCTCAACCTGAAAGAGGCAACTGGGAAGGGTCTAACAGAGATAGCCTCTACAGAAGCAGATGCCTTAGCAAATTCTGACAACATATCTTCAATCACAAACCTTGTAAACAATCCAACCTTTAAGTTTTTATTCAGTGAAGGTAGTGCGTTTCCAGGTTATTCTGGCACAAAAGAGTCTTGGTTTTTCTCGTTTTATAGTGTAATTGACGAGAGCAATCCGTACTACAGTGGTAGGGGTAATATAGCTATAGGAGATCCAAGTGTTTTTGCTTACTCTTACCACCTTGGTAACAGTATATCTCTACCTAGTTATTTTAATGATGAAGATTGTTATGGTTGTGGTGCGTTCAATTTTTACATTTTTGAAACGGGTGGCGGACTTGAAACTGTGCACCTATCATACGGAGGTTTAAACACTATTGTATTTAACAAAGAGGTCTCTCAAAATGACCTAATCCTTACTAAGGACGGCCCCGACCTAATTGTTACTTTTAAAAATAACGCTAGCGATTCTATGAAAATTGTCAACTTCTTTAGTATGATAGGAAGAAGTTGCCAATTTCAATTTGCGGATAAAATAATTGGATACAACGATATTGCAAAGTTGTGGTCAGATAATTTAAGCAACATTTTACCATCTCATTACGACATCTCTACTGGCAAGATCGTCCTTGATCAGGGCTTTAACGAAGCAAGCTTTGAAACAAAGATAGCAGGTATGCATTTATCAGATAACGCCTACGCTTCAAGCCTTGCGTGGAATACTGATTTTTATTTAAGTGAAAATAGTGATAATAAGATAGTATTAGGTAGCCCTAATAATGATTATTTAACCGGTGGAAATTCCAACGATTTGTTAATAGGTGGACCTGGCAATGATTATATTAGGGATTACAATGGCGATGATACTTTAATTTTCAATAAAGGAGATGGTCAGGATACATGGGATTTATTCCCTCACTCTGGATCAGTTACTATAAAGTTTGGTGAGGGCATAAGTAAAGACGATCTAGGCTATGAAGAAGTTCCAAATGGCCTTCTTGTTAAAATAGCTAATTCGACAGATAGCATATTATTAGATCCAGTTATGGTTTGCGCAGCTATAGCTAACTTTAGCTACAAATGGACTGGGGATATTTTAACAGACGACATAACTATGGAATTCTCTGACGGATCAAAACTCACATCAGAAGATCTTTTAAGTAAATTTGGAATTAATGGGACTTCTGGAGATGACGTTCTTTATGGTACAGGCAACGATATTCTTATTGGGGGGAAAGGAAACGATACGATTTATAGCACAGGGCTAAACAATGTCTTTGTGTTTAATCCCGGAGATGGAAAAGATGCTGTAATTGATGAAGGTAATTTGAGCACATTTTTCTTTAACACAGATGAAAAAAATATTGCTATCTTTAAGCAGGACGATTCGCTTGTCGTAGGGTATTCTACAAATGATTTTGTAACTGTAAAAAATGAATTAAGTGAAAATAACTCTATAAATGAAAAAGACTTGAAAATTAAAGCAAAAGATGGCAATTGTATTACAGGTGATATCATTGAGAACATTGCAAATGCTTTGATTGATTTTAATGCAGATAAAGGAGTGGATTATGCTCAGAAATACAATGAATTAATTAATAATCAACAATATATGACTTTACTTAGCCAGAGTTGGGCACACGAGCAGACTCACTATAGTGCTATAGTTGGTTAA
- a CDS encoding peptidase domain-containing ABC transporter produces MNVQEEQLISTGALSIELVCKFYSIDIDIEVLKKKYFVKSELTPEEIVRILKDNKFKASYKKFKDLEKLQNYTLPIIAISNDNKYYVVFGIKEKSVLYFDAIEKKIKELGIEDFDNLWKKEAIVLYPKFAASFFSLNLKWLFKEFLKYRSIFSQVILCSAFIQIFALVTPLFIQIIIDKVLPHFATSTLHVVGCAFFIALLFDGVLSYMRNYLLYHTANKIDAGLGAKVYRHLLSLFFRYFETRKVGNIVARIRELENLRQFMTNISLSVLLDTVFSIIFIAIMFVYSVTLTLIVLLFIGVIALISFFSTPVIKRQLDEKFQKGAQMNAFLIESITGIRTVKSLAIEGKMVRDWENYLGEYILSAFKLSDLANKVFTPSQTLQKLMILGVIYLGVNQVFDNKMTIGQLVAFQMFASQLTAPVLRLIHIWQDFQQAKLSLERLGDIINTPPELRGEYVSLQNLRGDIIFKNVSFKYSHDAPEILKNISFRIFPGQLVGIVGKSGSGKSSLVKLIQRLYLPTEGAILIDGVDIKQVSPIWLRSKIGVVLQDSFLFSGTLKENIAIAKPDASMDEIVKVSMLAGAHEFIQEMPDGYNTYIEERGESLSGGQRQRIAIARTLLIDPGILLLDEATSALDYDSERIVLETIRKLKGTRSIVFVSYRLSFMKECDVILVLDKGKLVEAGHHNALIKRNGIYAQFLNIYK; encoded by the coding sequence GTGAACGTGCAGGAAGAACAATTAATTTCTACGGGGGCTTTAAGTATTGAACTTGTATGTAAATTTTATTCGATTGATATTGATATTGAAGTCTTAAAAAAGAAATATTTTGTTAAATCTGAGCTAACTCCTGAAGAGATAGTAAGGATTCTTAAAGACAATAAATTCAAAGCAAGTTATAAAAAATTTAAAGATCTTGAAAAATTACAAAATTATACTTTGCCAATAATAGCTATTTCTAACGATAATAAATATTATGTAGTTTTTGGGATTAAAGAGAAAAGTGTACTTTATTTTGATGCCATAGAAAAGAAGATAAAAGAACTCGGGATTGAGGACTTTGATAACTTATGGAAAAAAGAGGCAATTGTTCTATATCCGAAATTTGCCGCGTCATTTTTTTCTCTTAATTTAAAGTGGCTTTTTAAGGAATTTTTAAAGTATAGGTCGATTTTTTCTCAGGTAATATTGTGTTCTGCTTTTATCCAGATTTTTGCACTTGTTACTCCATTATTTATCCAGATTATCATAGACAAAGTTTTACCTCATTTTGCTACATCAACCCTGCATGTTGTGGGATGCGCATTTTTTATTGCGCTCCTTTTTGATGGGGTTCTAAGTTATATGAGAAACTATTTGCTTTATCACACTGCGAACAAGATAGATGCCGGTCTTGGCGCAAAAGTTTATAGACACCTGCTTTCGCTCTTTTTTAGATATTTTGAGACTAGAAAGGTAGGCAATATTGTTGCAAGAATAAGGGAGCTGGAAAATTTAAGACAGTTTATGACCAATATCTCTCTTTCTGTACTTCTTGACACAGTTTTTTCTATAATCTTTATTGCAATAATGTTTGTTTATAGCGTTACACTGACGTTGATTGTGCTCTTGTTTATTGGAGTTATTGCTCTGATATCTTTTTTCAGTACTCCCGTTATAAAAAGACAGCTGGATGAAAAATTTCAAAAAGGCGCTCAGATGAATGCCTTTCTAATTGAGTCGATAACAGGCATCAGAACTGTCAAATCACTTGCGATCGAAGGAAAGATGGTAAGAGATTGGGAAAATTATCTGGGAGAATATATTTTATCTGCGTTTAAGCTTTCGGATTTAGCTAATAAGGTATTTACGCCATCCCAAACTTTGCAGAAGCTAATGATTCTTGGGGTAATATATCTGGGGGTAAATCAGGTTTTTGATAATAAAATGACTATAGGGCAGCTTGTAGCATTTCAAATGTTTGCTTCGCAGTTGACAGCTCCCGTATTAAGGCTTATCCATATCTGGCAAGATTTTCAGCAGGCAAAACTTTCTCTTGAAAGGCTTGGAGATATTATAAATACTCCTCCTGAATTGAGAGGTGAATATGTAAGTTTACAAAATTTAAGGGGAGATATTATCTTTAAAAATGTGAGTTTTAAATATTCTCATGATGCGCCAGAAATTCTTAAAAATATAAGCTTTAGGATTTTTCCTGGTCAGCTTGTTGGGATAGTTGGGAAAAGTGGTTCTGGCAAGAGTAGCCTGGTTAAACTAATTCAGAGACTATATTTGCCAACAGAAGGCGCTATATTAATTGATGGGGTTGATATAAAGCAGGTTTCTCCTATATGGCTAAGGAGCAAAATAGGAGTTGTTCTTCAGGATAGTTTTTTGTTTAGCGGCACTTTGAAAGAAAATATAGCTATAGCTAAACCAGATGCGTCAATGGACGAAATAGTAAAGGTATCTATGCTGGCAGGCGCTCATGAATTTATACAGGAAATGCCTGATGGTTATAACACTTATATTGAAGAAAGGGGGGAGTCTCTTTCCGGAGGACAAAGGCAAAGAATTGCTATAGCAAGGACATTGCTTATTGATCCAGGAATTTTACTTCTTGATGAAGCTACAAGCGCACTTGATTATGATTCCGAGAGAATAGTTCTGGAAACAATTAGAAAATTGAAGGGAACAAGGTCTATTGTTTTTGTTTCTTATAGATTGTCGTTTATGAAAGAGTGTGATGTTATTTTGGTTTTAGATAAAGGAAAACTTGTTGAAGCAGGCCATCATAACGCTCTCATAAAAAGAAACGGTATTTATGCTCAATTTTTAAATATTTACAAATGA
- a CDS encoding TolC family protein, whose product MKDYKRFFFVSLWAILIIFIVFEPENSFGESITYKDVLEFSVQHSPRVKEKVYDVKIAQSLYNQSLSEFYPQISIGGNIEKFNNLSSASAPIIIGGQIIGGQPSEWGTSVYLDAEYYLSNWYKKRHEISYYNYVEEAAKEDCKTETKKLLNDVTDLYAQVVESKIKIKYENLILDNLSEIYNLKKLAYEKGEISYEELLKAQLQLESELKEKMSLERELNIRLSSLSWMTGKKFSPDDEFEKISAGMEIEGSNPVGKIEDLSEYRSQLEQIQAAKEKLESAKLSYLPDVSIYVKYDLYGSSLNYLDEAFKNLRKTSLTAGVSINMSLFDGGKAKWERTKAQYELEQQKEKLKTIESEKGIEIDRLNQTYKQLQDDIQKYDNLIGNYRKVLLIEKKAYDLGERSKIDLLQEEKDFLTLERDKEVAENTLEAAKRKIEIEIRGGL is encoded by the coding sequence ATGAAGGATTATAAGAGATTTTTCTTTGTATCTTTGTGGGCAATATTAATTATTTTTATTGTTTTTGAGCCTGAAAATTCTTTTGGAGAGTCTATTACTTATAAAGATGTTTTAGAATTTAGCGTTCAACATTCTCCGCGAGTAAAAGAAAAGGTTTATGATGTTAAGATCGCTCAATCTTTATACAATCAATCGCTTTCTGAATTTTACCCTCAAATTTCTATTGGCGGCAATATTGAAAAATTTAATAATCTTTCATCTGCTTCAGCTCCTATAATAATTGGTGGACAGATAATAGGAGGTCAGCCAAGTGAATGGGGGACATCAGTTTATTTGGATGCAGAATATTATCTTTCAAACTGGTATAAGAAACGACATGAGATTTCTTACTATAATTATGTGGAAGAAGCAGCAAAAGAAGATTGTAAGACTGAAACAAAAAAATTACTTAATGATGTAACTGACCTTTATGCACAGGTTGTTGAATCAAAAATAAAGATTAAATATGAAAATCTTATTCTTGATAACCTCAGTGAAATTTACAATTTAAAAAAACTTGCTTATGAAAAAGGGGAAATATCCTATGAAGAGTTGTTAAAGGCTCAATTGCAGCTTGAATCTGAACTTAAGGAAAAGATGAGCCTGGAGAGGGAATTAAATATTCGTCTTTCCAGTCTTTCGTGGATGACGGGTAAAAAATTTTCTCCTGACGATGAATTTGAAAAAATTTCTGCAGGAATGGAAATTGAAGGATCTAATCCTGTGGGAAAAATAGAGGATTTATCTGAATATAGGTCGCAGCTTGAGCAAATTCAGGCGGCTAAAGAAAAACTGGAAAGCGCTAAACTAAGTTATTTGCCTGATGTATCAATTTACGTAAAATACGACCTATATGGCAGCAGTCTAAACTATCTGGACGAAGCGTTTAAAAATCTTAGAAAAACATCCTTAACTGCTGGCGTATCAATAAATATGTCACTTTTTGATGGAGGCAAAGCGAAATGGGAGAGAACAAAAGCACAATATGAGCTTGAGCAACAAAAAGAAAAACTGAAGACTATTGAATCTGAAAAAGGAATTGAAATAGATCGCCTTAATCAGACTTATAAGCAGTTACAAGACGATATTCAAAAATATGACAATCTTATTGGTAATTACAGAAAGGTTTTGTTAATAGAAAAAAAGGCTTATGATCTGGGCGAAAGAAGCAAGATTGACTTACTTCAAGAAGAGAAGGACTTTTTAACCCTTGAAAGGGATAAAGAAGTTGCTGAAAATACCTTAGAAGCAGCGAAGAGAAAAATTGAAATAGAAATAAGAGGGGGGCTGTGA
- the pap gene encoding polyphosphate:AMP phosphotransferase, which produces MLEKVDLNKIMDREDYKKEFDNLSIELGALQREARDLKLPIIIVFDGFEAAGKGTLINKLMLPLDPRGYDVIKRFECPSETDNRPYFYKFWKTIPKRGDISIVNESWYKALLSDRVLKKTSPEIVEYLFDEILSFEGQLVADGYLIVKFFLYISEEEQKDRLKKLKKNKDESWRVTDDVLKLHKKYKKFLDAAETVFEKTDTAFAPWTIIEATDKRYATIKIFKTLIEAIKFKIKAIKEKEELPSFENFYPVNELSSLSKIDLNKSLTYEEYIEKLHPLQREIHDLQYRLWKERVPVIVAFEGWDAAGKGGSIKRLTEAMDPRGYTVIPIGAPNEYELAHHYLWRFWQNVPEKGNIAIFDRTWYGRVLVERVEKLCKDFDWQRAYGEIKQMEKQFTNFGIVLLKFWLHIDKKTQLERFEEREKNPFKHWKITEDDWRNRSKWDDYLPAVEEMLIRTSTAEAPWNIIEANDKYFARIKVLETFVNKIKEKLN; this is translated from the coding sequence ATGTTAGAAAAGGTCGATTTAAATAAAATTATGGACAGAGAAGATTATAAGAAAGAGTTTGACAATCTCAGCATAGAATTAGGCGCGCTTCAAAGAGAGGCAAGAGATTTGAAACTACCTATAATTATAGTTTTTGATGGTTTTGAAGCTGCCGGAAAGGGTACTTTAATAAACAAGTTAATGCTTCCACTTGATCCAAGAGGATATGACGTAATAAAAAGATTCGAGTGTCCATCTGAAACTGATAACAGACCATATTTTTACAAATTCTGGAAAACTATCCCAAAAAGGGGAGACATAAGCATTGTAAACGAGAGCTGGTACAAGGCTCTGTTATCAGATAGAGTCTTGAAAAAGACATCCCCAGAGATTGTAGAATATCTTTTTGATGAAATTTTATCTTTTGAAGGTCAACTCGTTGCAGATGGTTATCTGATAGTAAAATTTTTCCTATATATTTCGGAAGAAGAGCAAAAAGATAGATTGAAAAAATTGAAAAAAAACAAAGATGAGTCTTGGAGAGTAACCGACGATGTTCTTAAATTGCACAAAAAATACAAAAAGTTTCTTGATGCGGCAGAAACAGTTTTTGAAAAAACTGACACTGCTTTTGCACCATGGACGATAATTGAAGCAACAGATAAACGATATGCTACAATAAAAATCTTTAAAACTCTCATTGAAGCAATAAAATTTAAGATCAAAGCAATTAAAGAAAAAGAAGAATTACCCTCTTTTGAAAACTTTTACCCTGTAAACGAGTTGAGCTCTCTCTCTAAAATTGATTTGAACAAGTCCCTGACTTACGAAGAATATATTGAAAAACTCCATCCGCTTCAAAGGGAAATACATGATCTTCAGTATAGGTTGTGGAAAGAAAGGGTTCCTGTTATTGTTGCCTTTGAGGGCTGGGACGCTGCAGGAAAGGGAGGAAGCATAAAGAGACTTACAGAAGCGATGGACCCAAGGGGTTATACAGTAATCCCAATAGGCGCTCCAAATGAATACGAATTAGCGCATCATTACTTGTGGAGATTCTGGCAAAACGTTCCAGAAAAAGGAAATATCGCCATATTCGATAGAACATGGTACGGCAGAGTTCTCGTAGAAAGAGTAGAAAAGCTCTGCAAAGATTTTGACTGGCAGAGGGCGTATGGAGAAATAAAACAAATGGAGAAACAATTCACAAACTTTGGAATAGTTCTATTAAAATTCTGGCTTCATATAGACAAAAAAACCCAACTGGAAAGGTTCGAAGAAAGAGAGAAAAATCCTTTTAAACATTGGAAAATAACAGAAGACGACTGGAGAAACAGAAGCAAATGGGATGACTATCTCCCCGCTGTAGAGGAGATGCTCATTAGAACCAGCACAGCTGAAGCTCCATGGAACATAATAGAGGCAAACGACAAATACTTTGCAAGAATAAAAGTTTTAGAGACATTTGTTAACAAAATAAAAGAAAAGTTAAATTAA